One window from the genome of Gimesia aquarii encodes:
- a CDS encoding dicarboxylate/amino acid:cation symporter, which produces MKKIPLHYQILIALIVGTFLGFLFNPGEITLADLSLTVSRSETGYRVIEKYAGDQQKDYQFKDRKELVANYPELAKLFAMGELEKPVTVEVNQRSIHIVDSVKKVTLTYTRSIDEKMVVTSYSASSGEELVKKYPQWETDYFLFGTGLSQKVMAISKWLGDLFLRLLKMVTIPLIVTSLITGIASLGNATRFGAMFSKTLLYYLFTSLLAISTGILVVNLIRPGIGAELPGGSGVLSSGRESVGSIFLDMIDRLIPTNIIHSLGAGEFLSIISFSMLAGIFIILVGGKHAKVLTDFFQAGFEVMMRMTMFVISLAPIGVTAFMIYAVSSQGIEIFKTLGWYMITVSLALLIHAVVILPCLLKFVAGRSPVKFAHAMSPALMTAFSTASSNGTLPLTMTCVEENAKVSNEVSSFVLPLGATINMDGTALYEAVAVLFIAQAYTGVVMPLPDQILVAVTALLASIGAAGIPHAGLVMMAIVLQAVGLPLEAQGVIIAVDRVLDMCRTSVNVWSDSCGCAIIERYRGPAASSNSA; this is translated from the coding sequence ATGAAGAAAATTCCGCTGCATTATCAAATTTTGATTGCTCTGATCGTGGGGACCTTTCTCGGTTTTCTCTTCAATCCAGGTGAGATTACGCTTGCTGATCTTTCACTGACTGTCAGCCGATCAGAGACAGGCTATCGGGTGATTGAAAAGTATGCAGGCGATCAACAGAAAGACTACCAATTTAAGGATCGCAAAGAACTCGTCGCGAATTATCCCGAATTGGCCAAATTATTTGCCATGGGGGAACTCGAAAAGCCGGTAACTGTGGAGGTGAATCAAAGGTCGATACATATCGTCGATTCCGTAAAAAAAGTGACGTTGACTTACACTAGGTCTATCGATGAGAAGATGGTTGTAACTTCTTACTCTGCGTCTAGTGGTGAGGAGCTTGTCAAAAAATATCCCCAATGGGAAACTGATTATTTTTTGTTTGGTACCGGCCTCTCACAAAAAGTGATGGCGATTTCTAAATGGCTGGGTGACTTATTTTTGCGGTTGTTAAAGATGGTGACGATCCCTTTAATTGTCACTTCATTAATTACGGGTATTGCAAGCCTGGGAAACGCGACTCGATTTGGAGCCATGTTTTCCAAGACCCTCTTGTATTACCTGTTTACCAGTCTGCTGGCGATCAGTACCGGAATTTTAGTTGTGAACCTGATTCGACCTGGAATTGGTGCTGAACTGCCGGGAGGCAGCGGAGTTCTCTCTTCTGGACGGGAATCAGTAGGCTCCATTTTTCTGGATATGATCGATCGGCTCATTCCGACAAACATTATTCACTCCTTGGGGGCAGGGGAGTTCCTTTCGATTATTTCTTTCAGCATGTTGGCGGGAATATTTATTATTCTGGTCGGTGGTAAACATGCCAAAGTGCTCACAGATTTCTTTCAAGCTGGTTTTGAAGTCATGATGCGAATGACGATGTTTGTGATCAGCCTGGCTCCTATTGGTGTGACGGCATTTATGATCTACGCTGTCTCTTCACAGGGAATTGAAATCTTTAAGACACTCGGCTGGTATATGATTACTGTTTCTCTTGCCTTGCTGATTCATGCAGTGGTCATTTTACCTTGTCTCTTGAAATTTGTCGCAGGTCGTTCTCCAGTAAAATTTGCGCATGCGATGAGTCCCGCCTTGATGACGGCGTTCTCGACTGCTTCTTCGAATGGAACATTACCTCTAACGATGACCTGTGTAGAAGAAAATGCAAAGGTTTCCAATGAGGTCAGTTCGTTCGTGCTTCCTTTAGGAGCGACAATCAATATGGACGGGACCGCGTTGTATGAAGCTGTCGCGGTGTTGTTTATTGCACAAGCTTATACAGGCGTGGTCATGCCACTGCCAGACCAGATTTTGGTCGCTGTTACGGCGTTACTAGCCAGTATCGGCGCCGCAGGTATCCCGCATGCCGGATTGGTGATGATGGCGATTGTGTTACAAGCAGTAGGCTTGCCACTCGAAGCACAGGGAGTGATTATTGCCGTCGATCGGGTACTGGATATGTGCCGCACATCGGTCAATGTCTGGAGTGATTCCTGTGGATGTGCGATCATTGAACGTTATCGCGGACCAGCTGCTTCCTCAAACAGTGCCTGA
- a CDS encoding PP2C family protein-serine/threonine phosphatase, producing the protein MEQTITPPLEWIHTICDQFTEITGWTLRFMSAKPGEQKSQEAELSEVEKYCWYESIEDGNCCLGYLYLTLPEEADQDRLFVTAIKFAELVAGLISRIETLNTSLELKNKEVSTLMDVGLSSSKQSGLQDALQKLLEAALQLTGLRSAGFFLLNSESNQLSLRVQYNLTPFEIPFHQRILSESPPDLEAFSKEGIVINSQETPQLTHWLPEGCLTGVCVSVQSDSGPFGTLWAFDRRARRLNDRDIHVLKSIGAQVGTILERAVLIKESQNQLRLKKELKVISESFPAELVRDPSQNREFQAAVHTISHHEVGGDLCEFITLSPHVTCFALGDASGDSIPAAVVMASVRGALRTLTEGPIEQAKDTRFVISRINNALYHTSLPHQFMSMIYGVIDTQNRTFTYTNAGHPAPFWVHKGKITSLTSHGMLLGVTDTTDYDYSVIPICTNDIIVGFSDGISEAMSSERKMFRSDGIMKVLENHTADTAEEVMQGIWSKLQKHLEGGNDGDDRTLMVIKFARDLE; encoded by the coding sequence ATGGAACAGACAATCACCCCACCTCTGGAATGGATTCACACGATCTGTGATCAATTTACAGAAATCACTGGTTGGACGCTACGATTTATGTCTGCCAAACCAGGAGAACAAAAATCACAGGAAGCCGAACTCTCAGAGGTTGAGAAATACTGTTGGTATGAGTCGATAGAAGATGGTAATTGTTGTTTGGGCTATCTTTACCTGACACTACCGGAAGAGGCAGACCAAGATCGTTTGTTTGTAACAGCCATCAAATTTGCAGAGTTGGTAGCAGGATTAATTTCAAGGATTGAAACCCTGAATACGTCTTTGGAGCTGAAGAACAAAGAAGTTTCTACGCTCATGGATGTGGGGCTCTCATCAAGTAAACAAAGTGGCTTACAGGATGCTCTGCAAAAATTGTTGGAAGCTGCTTTACAACTGACGGGACTGCGTTCTGCCGGCTTCTTTCTGTTGAACTCTGAATCGAACCAGCTATCACTGCGAGTCCAGTACAACCTGACTCCTTTTGAAATTCCTTTTCATCAAAGAATCCTGTCCGAGTCGCCCCCTGATCTGGAAGCGTTCTCCAAAGAAGGGATTGTTATCAACAGTCAGGAAACCCCACAGTTGACTCACTGGTTACCGGAAGGTTGTCTGACTGGAGTTTGTGTTTCAGTTCAGTCTGATTCCGGTCCGTTTGGAACACTGTGGGCCTTTGATCGTCGAGCCCGTCGATTGAATGACCGGGATATTCACGTGTTAAAATCGATTGGTGCTCAGGTGGGGACCATTCTTGAGAGAGCAGTCTTGATCAAAGAAAGCCAGAATCAACTTCGCTTGAAAAAAGAACTGAAGGTGATCTCGGAATCGTTTCCTGCTGAGCTGGTTCGAGATCCTTCACAAAATCGTGAGTTCCAAGCGGCGGTCCACACAATCAGCCACCATGAAGTAGGCGGTGATTTATGCGAATTTATCACACTGTCTCCCCATGTGACCTGTTTTGCCCTTGGTGATGCCTCGGGTGACAGTATTCCCGCTGCAGTTGTCATGGCCTCTGTCAGAGGGGCCTTACGAACGTTAACAGAAGGTCCGATTGAACAGGCGAAAGATACCCGGTTTGTGATCAGTCGCATTAATAATGCCTTATACCATACATCATTGCCGCATCAGTTTATGAGTATGATTTATGGTGTGATTGACACACAGAATCGGACATTCACCTATACCAATGCCGGGCACCCCGCACCGTTTTGGGTCCACAAGGGAAAAATTACCAGTTTGACATCGCATGGGATGTTACTGGGAGTGACTGACACCACCGATTATGATTATTCTGTCATTCCCATTTGCACGAACGATATCATTGTTGGCTTCAGTGATGGAATCAGTGAAGCAATGAGCAGCGAACGAAAAATGTTTCGCTCAGATGGAATCATGAAAGTCCTGGAAAATCATACCGCAGATACGGCTGAAGAAGTGATGCAGGGGATCTGGTCCAAATTACAGAAACACCTGGAAGGCGGAAATGATGGAGATGACCGCACTTTAATGGTCATTAAATTTGCACGCGATCTCGAATGA